The following proteins are encoded in a genomic region of uncultured Ilyobacter sp.:
- a CDS encoding GDP-mannose 4,6-dehydratase, whose translation MKKYLVTGGAGFIGSHLCDYLLNEGHKVVVVDNFNAYYDVKIKERNVRSNLDNPNYKLYRGDIRDFDFLKKIFEEENVEMVINLAAMAGVRPSLENPLLYEEVNVKGLMNLLELCKTHGINKFIQASSSSVYGNNKDAPFKETAVVDYAISPYAATKKSGEVMGHVYHHLYSIDMIQLRFFTVYGPRQRPDLAIHKFTRMITAGEAIPFYGDGTTQRDYTYIDDIIDGVVKSIKYLENNKKVYEIFNLGESHTISLNEMVGTIEAGLGIEAKIDRQPMQPGDVKKTYADITKAKEILGYNPKTQFKDGIKKFLSWYNKVK comes from the coding sequence ATGAAAAAGTATCTAGTAACCGGCGGAGCAGGCTTCATAGGCTCACACCTTTGCGACTATCTACTCAATGAGGGACACAAAGTGGTGGTTGTAGATAATTTTAATGCTTATTATGATGTGAAAATAAAAGAAAGAAATGTAAGGAGTAATCTAGATAATCCAAACTACAAGTTGTATAGAGGTGATATAAGGGATTTTGATTTTTTAAAAAAAATATTTGAAGAAGAAAATGTAGAAATGGTTATCAACCTTGCTGCTATGGCAGGAGTGAGACCATCTCTTGAAAATCCCTTGCTCTACGAAGAGGTCAATGTGAAGGGCCTTATGAATCTACTAGAGTTATGTAAGACTCACGGGATAAATAAATTTATCCAGGCATCCTCTTCATCGGTGTACGGTAACAATAAAGATGCCCCTTTTAAAGAAACGGCCGTTGTGGACTATGCCATATCTCCCTATGCCGCTACAAAAAAGTCGGGAGAGGTAATGGGACATGTCTATCACCACCTCTATAGCATCGATATGATCCAACTGAGGTTCTTTACAGTGTATGGTCCTAGGCAAAGGCCGGACCTTGCTATACATAAGTTCACAAGGATGATAACAGCAGGAGAAGCCATTCCATTTTATGGAGACGGGACTACTCAGAGGGACTATACCTACATAGACGATATTATAGATGGGGTGGTAAAATCCATAAAATACCTTGAAAATAACAAGAAAGTATATGAAATCTTCAATCTAGGGGAATCTCATACTATATCTCTCAATGAGATGGTAGGAACCATAGAGGCAGGGCTAGGTATAGAGGCCAAGATAGACAGGCAGCCTATGCAGCCTGGAGACGTTAAGAAGACTTATGCAGATATAACTAAGGCAAAAGAGATTTTGGGATATAACCCTAAAACTCAGTTTAAAGACGGGATAAAAAAGTTTTTAAGCTGGTACAATAAAGTTAAATAA
- a CDS encoding glycosyltransferase family 9 protein, with amino-acid sequence MKILVVRFKQIGDSVLASPICGSLKKTYPDGEIDYVVYEHIAPLFENHLSIDKVISITREEQKNPFKYLRKVWKVTRKKYDIVIDIMSTPKSEVFTLLSPTAKYRIGRRKSKRGYTYTHKIDEPRDAKDKVDKFLKMLKPLENSGVDVKYDHDYSIHLTDEEKKKLRYRMQQAGINFNKPVFAFAINSRRPNKIWKRDYMVEVINHCIDKYKAQAVFYYSPTEKTYAKETHEMMEWNKNIFSNVETKSIRELAMLLANCDMFVGNEGGPRHIAQGLDVPSLAIFSPSAEKKEWLSNANDRHQGIETKDIGAKEYFDIKPSHVIEKLDDMIDRYVEKR; translated from the coding sequence ATGAAAATATTAGTGGTTAGATTTAAGCAGATAGGAGACTCTGTTCTGGCATCCCCTATATGCGGAAGTTTAAAAAAAACTTATCCAGACGGTGAAATAGATTATGTGGTATATGAGCATATAGCTCCACTTTTTGAAAATCATCTTTCCATAGACAAAGTAATATCCATAACAAGAGAGGAGCAGAAAAATCCTTTTAAATACTTAAGAAAGGTTTGGAAAGTCACCAGAAAAAAGTACGATATTGTTATAGACATAATGTCTACTCCTAAGAGTGAAGTCTTTACCCTTCTCTCTCCAACGGCGAAATATAGGATAGGTCGGAGAAAGTCCAAGAGAGGCTATACCTACACCCATAAGATTGACGAACCAAGAGACGCCAAGGATAAGGTGGATAAGTTTCTAAAGATGCTAAAACCACTAGAAAATAGCGGAGTAGATGTAAAATACGATCACGATTATAGTATCCATTTGACTGATGAAGAAAAGAAAAAACTCAGATATAGAATGCAACAAGCAGGTATAAATTTCAATAAGCCTGTTTTTGCGTTTGCTATAAATTCTAGAAGACCGAATAAAATATGGAAAAGAGACTACATGGTAGAAGTCATAAATCACTGTATTGATAAGTATAAGGCTCAGGCTGTGTTTTATTATTCCCCTACAGAGAAAACCTATGCCAAGGAAACTCACGAAATGATGGAGTGGAATAAAAATATATTTTCCAACGTAGAAACCAAGTCTATAAGAGAACTGGCCATGCTTCTTGCAAACTGTGATATGTTTGTGGGAAATGAAGGTGGGCCTAGACATATAGCTCAGGGATTGGATGTCCCTAGCCTCGCTATATTTAGTCCAAGTGCAGAGAAGAAGGAGTGGCTATCCAATGCAAATGACAGGCATCAGGGTATAGAGACTAAGGATATAGGGGCTAAAGAATATTTTGATATAAAGCCCAGTCATGTTATAGAAAAACTGGACGATATGATAGACAGGTATGTTGAGAAAAGATAA
- a CDS encoding type IV secretory system conjugative DNA transfer family protein has protein sequence MKLNFNFYKKNIIGYIFILFLLSGIWMATQTFAKYTGYHPGLGDPLVKFKGIKIYKPFLILIWLNKYSHFAPIAAQKSTQTLFGFIFTGFFIMAIFKRQNSSLDTHGTARWANICDIRESGLYLKNKEVEKALKSSGMWNLYTKRLPKEEHHRDGVVLGKDRKGREIIHNGVEHIMLMAPTRSGKGVGVIIPTLLTWKHSTIVNDIKGENYQLTKKFREALGHKCLKFDPTNPVESCKYNPLLGINKGKDCEYQDARIIAEIICASDKPDHWSQSATSFLTGIILHVIYSESNPTLGGIVRFLTSTETNFEDKMEQIMSYPHTNDHSTFENIYHDVVKLNVEDEETQELTVTEFPNTHPVAARVAGDMLGKADKERASIVSTALTKLGIYQDPIIDKNTSGSDFNINDLMNADVPLDLFLVTPPKALDVTAPLFRLIITQIIYGLTEEMVFMNGMKNKGYKHRLLLLLDEFSALGKIPLRPSVDIYGFLHKTLF, from the coding sequence ATGAAACTTAATTTTAATTTTTATAAGAAAAATATAATCGGCTATATATTCATTTTGTTTCTTCTTTCTGGAATATGGATGGCCACACAAACTTTTGCTAAATATACAGGATATCACCCTGGATTAGGTGATCCACTGGTTAAATTTAAAGGAATTAAAATATACAAACCTTTTTTGATTTTAATCTGGCTAAATAAATATTCCCACTTTGCTCCTATTGCTGCTCAAAAGTCAACACAAACATTATTTGGATTTATATTTACAGGATTTTTCATTATGGCTATTTTCAAAAGGCAGAATTCCTCTCTAGACACCCACGGTACTGCCAGATGGGCAAATATCTGTGATATCAGAGAATCTGGACTTTATTTAAAAAATAAAGAAGTTGAAAAAGCTTTAAAATCCTCTGGAATGTGGAATCTATATACCAAAAGACTACCTAAAGAAGAGCATCATAGGGATGGAGTTGTTTTAGGAAAAGACCGTAAAGGAAGAGAGATAATACATAATGGAGTTGAACACATTATGCTTATGGCCCCTACCAGGTCAGGTAAGGGGGTAGGTGTTATTATACCCACTCTTCTTACTTGGAAACACTCTACAATTGTTAATGATATCAAAGGTGAGAACTATCAACTCACAAAAAAATTCAGAGAAGCATTGGGGCACAAATGTCTGAAATTTGATCCAACAAATCCCGTCGAATCATGTAAGTATAATCCCCTTCTTGGCATTAATAAGGGGAAGGACTGTGAATATCAAGACGCCAGAATTATCGCAGAAATAATATGTGCTTCAGATAAGCCAGATCACTGGTCTCAAAGTGCAACTTCTTTTTTAACAGGAATAATCCTTCATGTTATCTATTCAGAATCTAACCCTACTCTAGGAGGAATAGTTCGTTTTTTAACGTCAACAGAAACAAATTTCGAAGATAAAATGGAACAAATAATGTCCTATCCTCATACGAACGATCACTCTACTTTTGAAAATATCTATCATGATGTTGTAAAGCTAAACGTTGAAGATGAAGAAACACAAGAGTTAACAGTAACAGAGTTTCCAAATACACATCCTGTTGCAGCAAGAGTTGCAGGAGACATGCTAGGAAAGGCAGATAAGGAAAGAGCAAGTATAGTTTCAACAGCTCTTACTAAACTGGGGATATATCAAGATCCCATTATAGACAAAAATACATCTGGCAGTGATTTTAATATAAATGATCTCATGAATGCCGATGTTCCTTTAGATCTTTTTCTTGTAACACCGCCCAAGGCATTAGATGTCACAGCTCCTCTTTTTAGGTTGATCATAACTCAGATTATATATGGACTTACTGAGGAAATGGTATTTATGAATGGAATGAAAAATAAGGGATATAAGCATAGACTTTTACTTTTATTAGACGAATTTTCTGCACTTGGAAAAATTCCATTAAGGCCTAGCGTCGATATTTATGGCTTTTTGCACAAAACACTATTCTAG
- a CDS encoding TrbI/VirB10 family protein, whose protein sequence is MSESSNEKQVKKDVIPGKHINKRSLIIAFVLILGIIILTSSFKNKGSSEEKKSINLEEKMTVNNVSDLPNSYQEMRIKEEIETPFDNSNYTENVIYQNQMLDEEKHKKLDKLYQEAELAKRSGIGFGVNKRNNENTSIDQTTYISREQNLNDQGSKDSFLKNKESSPTYLKNYIEDPISPYEIKAGTVIPGIMITGINSDLPGNIVGQVRESVFDKVSGNYLLIPQGTKIFGTYDSNVSWGQNRVLIVWQRLIFPNGKSINLSNMPGVDLTGQAGFSDKVNNHFGTLLKGVVLTSITGAGSAIVTNDENNDYESEAAKAAGIAIINIGNNFAEKALDVQPTIEIRAGYRFNIMVNSDMILTPYE, encoded by the coding sequence TGTTTTAATCCTTGGAATCATAATTTTAACTTCATCTTTTAAAAATAAAGGGAGTTCTGAGGAGAAGAAAAGTATTAATTTAGAGGAAAAAATGACGGTTAATAATGTTTCAGATCTTCCAAATAGCTATCAAGAGATGAGAATAAAAGAAGAGATAGAAACACCTTTTGATAATAGCAATTACACAGAAAATGTAATTTATCAAAATCAAATGTTAGATGAAGAAAAGCATAAAAAATTGGATAAACTTTATCAAGAAGCGGAACTAGCTAAAAGAAGTGGAATAGGATTTGGTGTCAATAAGAGAAATAATGAAAACACCTCAATTGACCAAACTACCTATATTTCAAGAGAACAGAATTTAAATGACCAAGGAAGCAAGGATTCTTTCTTAAAAAATAAAGAATCTAGCCCTACCTACCTTAAAAATTATATAGAGGATCCAATATCACCATATGAAATAAAAGCAGGAACAGTAATACCTGGTATTATGATTACCGGAATTAATTCTGATCTACCGGGAAATATAGTTGGTCAAGTTAGAGAGTCAGTATTTGATAAAGTTTCTGGTAACTATCTTTTAATTCCTCAAGGCACTAAAATTTTTGGAACTTATGACTCCAATGTAAGTTGGGGACAGAATCGAGTACTAATTGTCTGGCAAAGGCTTATTTTTCCTAATGGAAAATCAATTAATCTCTCTAATATGCCAGGAGTTGATCTTACAGGCCAGGCAGGTTTCAGCGATAAAGTAAATAATCACTTTGGAACACTTTTAAAAGGAGTAGTGCTTACATCAATTACAGGTGCCGGCTCAGCAATAGTAACAAATGATGAAAATAATGATTATGAGTCTGAAGCTGCTAAGGCTGCAGGAATAGCAATTATTAATATTGGGAATAATTTTGCAGAAAAGGCCTTAGATGTACAGCCCACCATTGAAATAAGAGCAGGATATAGATTTAACATCATGGTAAATAGCGATATGATTTTAACACCTTATGAATAA
- a CDS encoding Tn3 family transposase, translated as MRYRNKILLRREREEILLSICNEKELSTNFTLTPEEIKEIQELPKPYHRIGYALQLLYLRVKGLDIRHLPEKIPGVVVNFIEDQLGCTAKNLGEHWRIKNTKSRYFYQIIEEYSYSEFKYTDNIREEFYKIAFSYGDNVAIVKEAFKVLKDKKIVPPSLQIMEHLLWLEIKESDDKIFQEIRSNVEDPFRLYSLLDIEASGTSTYSRIKNISVNANSGGAKALLKMIKELDTYRSPLDLSFLSEAKVRYFNLEVQKSDKHRIDQFSDENKKLAYLAMFIHFRRKEFVDMVIEVTSAYTQTVLKRSRKKSKIYNLKNQEQLKMNTLKLKEVVKEVLELNGVQELRELQESLLPLNEELESQRDELEEIDFLLKSQSSFNYTNELIEIIEFESNTKPEFIRNLKEFPALKHKKKIDMDISIFNNQWQKNIKKMGSSKKSIELALLYSIRDYIRSGDIFVKESKKYNSFDHYLVEDKKVSDAKEVRIFLETLKNLLVIPRQIEFNTDIQADDKSIFSDRVYNYFPKISMPEILYEVNTWTGVLDYIRDSDDIYEKQKHLIAALMSNGHNIGFSKMAISSSINETLLRRIDEFYFSSEALSKAQKILVNYHHSLDIVKNWGEGHKSSSDGMRVPISLKTIYADYNTHYKNKGGSIYRHISDQYTPYYVQMLEGRDSNHVLDGLLYHGTELEIYEHSTDTAGYTEQMFALTYLLGFEFKPRIKSLSQQQLYYFENTEVSNKKFKKINEKIITENYSEILRLIESIRCGKVKASLILNKINSYNRDNGVAKGLKEIGRIIKTKYILEYFSDDDLRKEVQKMLNKGEAINSVARLMFFGKHGRLNERSIGEQLEKASCLNILLSSLIIWNTRYLEKIYSVIKDYEWFDEEEFKRVSPLGTGHVNFLGKYIFEESKIATEDGLREIKVKG; from the coding sequence ATGAGATATAGAAACAAGATCCTTTTAAGAAGGGAAAGGGAAGAGATCTTATTGTCAATATGTAACGAGAAGGAACTGTCAACAAACTTCACCTTAACCCCTGAAGAAATAAAGGAAATTCAAGAATTGCCTAAACCATATCATAGGATTGGCTATGCTCTTCAGCTTTTATATTTAAGGGTTAAAGGACTGGACATAAGGCATCTTCCTGAAAAAATACCAGGTGTTGTAGTTAATTTTATAGAAGATCAGTTAGGATGTACTGCTAAAAATCTAGGTGAGCATTGGAGGATAAAGAATACAAAGTCCAGATATTTTTATCAAATTATAGAAGAGTACAGTTACTCTGAGTTCAAATACACAGATAATATAAGGGAAGAGTTTTATAAGATAGCTTTTTCTTATGGTGATAACGTAGCTATAGTTAAGGAAGCTTTTAAAGTATTGAAAGATAAGAAAATTGTACCTCCTTCACTACAGATAATGGAACACTTATTGTGGTTGGAAATAAAGGAGTCAGATGACAAAATTTTTCAAGAAATCCGAAGTAATGTAGAAGATCCTTTTAGGCTGTATTCTTTACTGGATATAGAAGCATCAGGGACATCAACCTACTCCAGGATAAAGAATATAAGTGTTAATGCCAATTCAGGTGGAGCTAAAGCACTGCTAAAGATGATAAAGGAACTTGATACCTATAGAAGTCCCTTGGATCTAAGTTTCTTAAGTGAAGCCAAGGTAAGGTACTTTAATCTAGAGGTTCAAAAATCTGATAAACATAGAATAGATCAGTTTTCTGACGAGAATAAGAAATTAGCTTATCTTGCTATGTTTATACACTTTAGAAGGAAAGAGTTTGTAGATATGGTTATAGAGGTAACTTCTGCATATACTCAGACTGTTCTTAAGAGGAGTAGGAAAAAGTCCAAGATATATAACCTAAAGAATCAAGAGCAATTAAAAATGAATACCTTAAAGTTAAAAGAGGTTGTAAAGGAGGTTCTTGAACTAAATGGTGTACAGGAGTTAAGGGAATTACAGGAGTCTTTATTACCTCTCAATGAAGAACTGGAGTCTCAGAGAGATGAACTGGAGGAGATTGATTTCCTGTTAAAGTCCCAATCCAGCTTCAATTATACCAATGAACTTATTGAAATTATAGAGTTTGAAAGCAATACTAAGCCCGAGTTTATAAGGAATCTTAAAGAGTTTCCAGCCTTAAAACATAAAAAGAAAATTGATATGGATATTTCCATATTTAACAATCAATGGCAGAAAAATATAAAGAAAATGGGGTCTAGCAAGAAGTCTATTGAATTAGCTCTTCTGTACTCCATTAGAGACTATATAAGGTCTGGAGATATCTTTGTAAAGGAAAGTAAAAAATACAATAGCTTCGATCATTATTTGGTGGAAGATAAGAAGGTATCTGATGCTAAAGAAGTGAGAATCTTTCTGGAGACTCTAAAGAATTTGCTGGTTATACCTAGACAAATAGAATTCAATACCGATATCCAAGCCGATGATAAAAGTATTTTTAGTGACAGAGTCTATAATTATTTTCCTAAAATCTCTATGCCTGAAATTCTTTATGAAGTAAACACATGGACAGGTGTATTGGATTATATAAGGGACAGTGACGATATCTACGAGAAGCAGAAACACTTAATAGCTGCTTTGATGTCTAATGGCCACAATATAGGTTTCTCTAAGATGGCTATCTCTAGCTCTATAAATGAAACTCTTCTTCGTAGAATAGATGAGTTCTATTTTAGTAGTGAAGCGTTATCCAAAGCTCAAAAGATACTGGTAAATTACCACCACTCTTTGGATATCGTTAAGAACTGGGGAGAAGGTCATAAATCTTCTTCTGATGGAATGAGAGTACCTATAAGCCTAAAAACTATCTACGCTGACTATAATACTCACTACAAAAACAAGGGTGGAAGCATATACCGTCATATTAGCGACCAATATACTCCATACTATGTTCAGATGCTAGAGGGAAGAGATAGTAATCATGTGTTAGATGGGTTACTTTATCATGGTACAGAGCTCGAAATATATGAACATTCCACAGATACGGCAGGGTATACAGAGCAGATGTTTGCATTGACTTACCTTCTGGGATTTGAGTTTAAACCAAGAATAAAAAGCCTAAGCCAGCAACAGCTCTATTATTTTGAGAATACAGAAGTAAGTAATAAGAAGTTTAAAAAGATAAATGAAAAAATAATAACTGAAAACTACAGTGAGATTTTAAGGCTTATTGAATCTATCAGATGTGGAAAAGTAAAGGCATCACTGATTTTAAATAAGATAAACTCATATAACAGGGATAATGGAGTAGCCAAAGGGCTAAAGGAGATTGGAAGAATCATAAAGACCAAGTATATATTAGAGTACTTCTCAGATGACGACCTAAGAAAAGAGGTACAAAAGATGCTAAATAAGGGAGAAGCTATAAACTCCGTGGCAAGATTAATGTTTTTTGGGAAGCACGGAAGGCTTAATGAGAGATCAATAGGTGAGCAATTAGAAAAAGCTAGTTGCTTAAATATCCTACTTTCCTCTTTAATTATCTGGAATACAAGGTACTTAGAGAAGATTTATTCCGTTATAAAGGACTATGAATGGTTTGATGAAGAAGAATTTAAGAGAGTAAGTCCACTAGGCACAGGGCATGTTAATTTTTTAGGAAAATATATATTTGAGGAGAGTAAAATAGCTACAGAAGATGGACTCAGAGAAATTAAGGTTAAGGGGTAG
- a CDS encoding lipopolysaccharide biosynthesis protein codes for MNDFIEKEYKGYKLFFYDSEIENILKKIADNDIEIKEEFKNTLRNYVVKINYYGKDYVMKSPRNEFRIPQRKFFTLFKSGEVVETLKNINILKEKGLDIFAMPLGAIVNRKYGMIEESRIIFEMADGEAVLKNKHMAVEATKEMHKYGVYHGDCNPSNFIITKEGVKVIDTQAKKMCFGNYRAHYDMVTMKNDSYKEMIYPYRKNIFYYLVLLVKFFKRNPIVAKIKKNKKILRDKGWKI; via the coding sequence ATGAATGATTTTATAGAAAAAGAGTATAAGGGATATAAATTGTTTTTTTATGATTCCGAAATCGAAAATATTTTAAAAAAAATAGCAGATAATGACATTGAAATAAAAGAGGAGTTTAAAAATACTCTGCGTAATTATGTAGTGAAAATAAATTATTATGGTAAAGATTATGTTATGAAATCTCCAAGAAACGAATTTAGAATACCCCAGAGGAAATTTTTTACTCTTTTCAAGTCTGGAGAAGTAGTGGAGACTCTTAAAAATATTAATATCTTAAAAGAAAAAGGGTTGGATATCTTTGCTATGCCTCTAGGAGCTATTGTAAATAGAAAATATGGTATGATTGAAGAATCCCGTATAATTTTCGAGATGGCAGACGGGGAAGCTGTTTTAAAAAATAAGCATATGGCGGTAGAGGCTACAAAAGAAATGCATAAGTACGGAGTCTATCATGGAGACTGTAATCCGAGTAATTTTATAATTACAAAAGAAGGTGTCAAGGTGATAGATACTCAGGCCAAAAAAATGTGTTTTGGAAATTACAGGGCACATTATGATATGGTAACTATGAAAAATGACTCTTATAAGGAGATGATATACCCGTATAGGAAAAATATTTTTTATTATCTCGTACTTTTAGTAAAATTTTTTAAAAGGAATCCCATAGTGGCAAAGATAAAAAAGAATAAGAAGATTTTAAGGGATAAGGGCTGGAAAATATAG
- a CDS encoding recombinase family protein: MKYFYARVSSDTQNLDRQIQAFKEIGATERTIFKEKKSGKSFENRQAWNELVNEWVKENDTIVVKNLDRIGRDAKEVRRRLIDLTNKGIIVESIDQGYLNEFLKENLNSKKANSLAEAMLNVMLDTMLEVDLLRAEWERKELRKRQREGVKRALSKGVKFGRSKDTELRERFKVIYPLTRNKNNPDYISVKEALEAIGCSKAMFYKMKKEGSHEI; encoded by the coding sequence ATGAAATATTTTTATGCTAGAGTTTCATCTGATACACAAAATCTAGATAGGCAAATCCAAGCCTTTAAAGAAATTGGAGCTACAGAAAGGACTATATTCAAAGAGAAGAAATCTGGAAAGAGTTTTGAGAATAGACAAGCCTGGAATGAGCTTGTAAATGAATGGGTTAAAGAAAACGATACTATTGTTGTTAAAAACTTAGATCGAATAGGAAGAGATGCTAAAGAGGTAAGAAGACGCCTTATAGACCTTACAAATAAAGGTATCATAGTAGAATCTATAGATCAGGGATACTTAAATGAGTTTTTAAAGGAAAATCTGAATTCTAAGAAAGCTAATTCTCTGGCTGAAGCTATGCTGAATGTCATGCTAGATACAATGCTTGAAGTAGATCTCCTTAGAGCAGAGTGGGAAAGGAAAGAGTTGAGAAAGAGGCAGAGAGAAGGTGTTAAAAGGGCTTTATCTAAAGGGGTTAAATTCGGCAGAAGCAAAGATACAGAGCTTAGAGAAAGGTTCAAAGTAATTTATCCACTTACAAGAAACAAAAATAACCCTGATTATATCTCAGTGAAAGAAGCCCTTGAAGCGATAGGGTGTTCAAAGGCAATGTTTTATAAGATGAAGAAAGAGGGCAGCCATGAGATATAG